One Magnetococcus sp. PR-3 genomic window, AGCCGGTTCCGGAAATAAAGGTCTCAATACAGCCAGATTTACCGCAGTAACACGCCGTACCCGGCCGTTCATGATCTAAGGGTCCAGGCAGGGGGTTATGCCCCCACTCTCCAGTAATGGCGTTACCCCCTTGTAGTAATTGGCCATTAACCACAAAGCCCCCCCCACAACCGGTTCCCACAATCACCCCAAATACCACAGGGGCCCCTGCTGCGGCGCCATCAGAAGCCTCGGAGAGGGCAAAACAGTCGGCATCATTGGCCAAACGCACCGGACGCGCCAAACAGGCCTCCAGATCCTCCCGCAAGGGCTGACCGATCAGACAGACCGAGTTTGATCCCTTAAGGCGACCTGTATAGGGAGAGACCGCCCCAGGTGTTCCCACCCCCACAGGTATGTTCTTACCGGCAATACCCGCTTCCTGCTCAATACGTTTAACCAGCGCACAGATCGCTTTAACCGTACCCTGGTAATCACCTTGGGGGGTATCACAACGGTGGCGTACCTTAATGGCCCCCGCCTCATCCATGACAATGGCCTCTACCTTGGTTCCACCCAGATCCACACCAATGCGCATGCGATTATCCTTCCGTAATGACTGGCTCAGCGCGACTGGCCCGCCATTTTTTAATCCATCCCGGCAGAAAAGAGACCAAAGCCAACATGGCCAAAGCCAATAAACCTTTCTGCATAAGCCCCTCACCACCGGTTGCGGCCTCTTTGCCGACAAAACCTAAATAGGTGTAAACAGCGGTACCGGGCAACATAAACAGCCATGAGGCCAACAGGTAGCTCCAAAAGGAGACCCTGGTCAAGCCAAAGGCATAATTCAGCAGATTAAAGGGAAACAGCGGCACCAACCTGGTAAAGGCCACAAAGCGCCACCCCTCCTGCTCCACCCCATCCAACAGTTTTTTGGCCATGCCTTTGGCTTTACTCTCTATCCATTCTCGCATGAGATAGCGACAGAGGATAAAGGCAATGCCCGCCCCAATCGTTGCAGCCGTTAAGTTATACAGGGTACCCCAAACAGGCCCAAACAGTGCCCCACCGGCCATGGTGATCACAATACCGGGTAAAAACAGCACCGTTGCCAAGACATAAACCACCCCAAACACCAACGGGGCCAACCAGCCAAAGCTTTGCACCCAATTTTCCAGGGCCTCAGGATCCAGTTGGTCCCGATACAGTGATGCCAGAGCGATCCCACCCAACAGCACCACCAAAATCAGGATCTGTATTGCACGTTTTTTCATCCTGCCATCCCCTTGCCAACCCTGTTACCATACCGACGCTGCATGACAGTGCCATGACGCCTTGTCTGGCCACCTCCACCCTCCAGCTATGGCCACTACAGATGTCAGACGCCCCGCAAACAGATTCGGTTCCTGACACGCCAGAAGAAGAGGCGTTAATTGCGGAAAGCCGCATCACGGCACATCAATGGATTCCACCTGAGATTGAGCCCATTGAGCGGGATGGCGAATACTTTTATCCGCTCAAGGATATCGTACCCTTACGTTCCCGCAAGGCATGGAAGAAAAAAGGGCGCCGCATTGCTGCCGATACCGAGCCCCTTTCCCATACCGAAGGCGAACACCCAACCGCCCTGTTTGGCTACCACCAGTCCCTCTCTGAGCTGGAATTTCTTGAGCTCCATCGGGCGTCCATGACCCAACGTTGTCAAACCTGGAACCAAACATGGCAACAGTTGGAGGAGGACCGCAGCAGCTTTTTAACACAACTCGCCCATGAGCGACCTGAAGAGGTGGAGTTTGACCTTCATGAACTTCTGCGCCGCTTTAAGGAACTAAGCGATCAGCATGACCACCTGCGCCGTGCAGCCCGTGAACTAGAGCTACCTTTACAAGCCCTGGATGAGCCGCTATGGCCCGCTGTACTGCAGGCCTACCGGGTACGCCGTACCGAAGCCGCCCTGGAGGATATTGAATCCCCCATCGCTGAGCTGACCCAGCCCATTATTGACACTCTGTTGCAGCAGGAGCAGGAGCACCAAGACCCCTACCATCTGCAACCGTTTTGGGAGTTTTATGGCCGCTTTCACAAGCGCTACGAGTCCGCTCTGTTTGAGCATCAAATCTCCCAAGCGACCCGTATTGAGGAGTTTCACAACCTCTTTCCCGCTCGGGAACAGGTTCGCCATTTTACCCTCTACCTTGGCCCTACCAACTCCGGCAAGACCTACCAGGCACTTCAGCGTTTAAAAGATGCTGAGACCGGGTGCTATCTGGCCCCCCTACGCCTGCTTGCCCTGGAGGTTGCGGATACCCTTAATGAATGGGGGGTGCCGTGCAGTATGGTCACCGGCGAAGAGCGTATGATGGTGGAAGGGGCCAAACATACGGCCAGCACCATTGAGATGCTCTCCACCCACACCAAATTTGATGTCGCGGTCATTGATGAAGCACAAATGGTGGGGGATATCGACCGAGGCTGGGCATGGACCCAGGCTATTTTGGGTGTACGCGCCAAAGAGGTGTGCATTATCGCCGCCCCCTCCGCCCGCCCCATCATTGAAAAACTGCTACGCCTAACCGAAGAACCCTGGGATGTGGTGGAGCTGGAGCGCCTGACCCCGTTGCAAACCCTGAGCAAACCGGTTGAGTCCCTCACTGAGATGGAGCCTGGCACGGCGCTGGTTGCTTTTAGTCGCACCCAGGTTCTACGCCTAAAAGCTGAAGTGGAACATGCCACGGGTAAAAAATGTGCAGCACTCTACGGGGCCTTACCCCCTGAAGTGCGGCGTATGCAGGCCGCCCTGTTTAATCGGGGCGATGCCCCTTACCTGGTGGCCACGGATGCCATCGGCATGGGGCTTAACCTGCCCATCAAAACCATTCTCTTTGCCCAAGATCGTAAAATGATCAATCGGGTTGAGCATATGCTGACCCCCATGGAGGTCAGGCAGATAGCCGGCCGCGCGGGACGCTATGGTAAAAATGAGGTCGGCTTTGTCGGCACCTACCGCATCGGCACGGCCCATGTCAGGCAGGCTCTACAGGCCACCCCTTTTGATGTGCGAAAAGCCCACCTGGCGCCCAATCTGGACCACATAACAGCCATTGCCCAGCTGCAGGAGGGGCACAGACTTAAGTTGGCCCGCCTGTTTACCCTATTTATTAAAGCGGTTAAACCCGACCCGACACTCTATGAACTGTCGGATCTTGATGATCAAACCACCCTGGCTCGCATTGCAGACCGGCATAAAAAACTGGATCTCGCCACCCGTTTTATGCTCTCTGCCGCCCCGGTCCCCTTACGGGCCACCATGGCGGTTAGCGCCTTCGAACGCATGGTAGAGGCCATTGCCAAGCAGCACCCAATCGCCTTGGAAGAGGCACTACCCAACCCCCCTCACCGGGCAGACCCCAACCGCTTAATCAAGCTCGAAGATGCGGTTAAAGTGGTTAATATCTACTGCTGGCTCCATTTTAGGCAGGAGGATATTTTTCCAGACCTGCCCGATGCAGAGAGACTAAGGGATCACCTTAACACCGAGATCAACACCCTGCTTGGTCGGCAAAAAAAGGTCCGTGACAGCGGAACTTGCGAAAAATGCCATGCCCCCCTACCGGGTCACTGGCGCGGCAAGTTATGCCGCCGTTGTGAACCCCCCAAAAAACGCGGGGGGTATCCACGGGGGGGACGTAAACCATTTAAACAGGGAGAACGCTCAAACCGTAAGCACGACCGCCACGGATAAACCAACTGCCCGACCAAAAACAGATACTGCAACATAACGTTTTTAATGAACTTTTCAGCCATCCACCGGTCCACCTTGATAGAGCCTTAACCGCGGCACCCGTAACCAGCCCATTTATTAAACCCAAAAGTGGGTTCTGGCTGGGCGCATAGGTTGGAATATGGCATAGTTTTTTAATAGGGAAGTAGGCGTAGCCCAACTTAAGTAGGCTACGGGGTAGTGGGTAGGAACTTTACAGTAGGTTTTATCTCCAGGGCGACGGTTCGAAAATCATGAGCGATCAAACATCATCCGGTACTGGTCCAAAACTCTCTTTGATCCCACTGGGTGAGGAGGAAGAGGCAAGCCAGACACCAGAGGCCGCACCTGAAAAGGCACCCGCCCCCTCCACAGGTTTGTCCCTAAAATCTGCGGAGAGTGAGGCCACGGAAGCCGAAGCGACGCCCAAGACTGAAACAGCCCCGCCCCCCCCAGTAACCGGCTTGGGGTTGAAGTCCACGGCAGATGATGCCGCCTATGTGGATGATCCGCCACCCGCAGCATCCGCCACCCCAGCGGCCACTGCGACAAACCTGCAGCCCGCACAAGCTACAGCGCCCGAGCCAACCCCTGCACCGGTACAAGCTACAGCGCCCGAGCCAACCCCTGCACCGGTACAAGCTACAGCGCCCGAGCCGACACCGGCACCCGCCGCAAAGCCCAAGCCAACACCGGCACCGGCACCGGCACAAGCGACAGCGCCCAAGCCTACAGCGGCACCGCAACAACCAGCAGCTCCCGCTCAAGCGACAGCGAGCGAGCCTGAAGCCTCCTCAGATTTCTCACCACCAGACCGTGGAAGTTTTAAATTAGGGGGTTTGGCCACACCGCCCAAAAAAGAGGACAAACCCTCTGGTGGGGATTTTAAACCCGCCGAGCGGGAGAGTTTTAAACTGGGCAGCGACAAACCCGAGCCCCCTGCCGCCTCCAGTGGTGACTTCCAACCGGCGGAACGGGAGAGCTTTAAACTGGGCAGCGACACACCCGAGCCCCCTGCCGCCTCCAGTGGTGACTTCCAACCAGCGGAACGGGAGAGCTTTAAACTGGGCAGCGACACACCCGAGCCCCCTGCCGCCTCCAGCGGTGACTTCCAACCGGCGGAACGAGAGAGTTTTAAACTCAGCAAATCGGCCCCTAAAGAGCCCCCGGCGGAAGAGCCCAGTGCCGATCAAGCTGTCGAAGACGATTTTGAACCTGCAGATCGAGGCGACTTTAAACTGGGTGGTCTGGCCACCCCCATTGCGGCTAAACAAGCCCCAAAAAGTGCGGGAGACTTTAAACCCGCAGACCGCGATGGCACGTTTAAACTGGACGACTCACCGTCAGATAAGCCCCCCGCGCAAGAACCCAAAGTGCAGGAACCCAAAGCGCAGGAACCCAAAGCGCAGGAAGAGACACCCGTGGTCGAGGCGGCCCCAGCACCAGCACCGGTCGAACCCGAGCCTAAACCCGAACCCGTTGCAGCGGCACCTGAACAACCGCCCCCCCCTGCCCAGCCTCCGCAAGCAAGCCTGCCTGAAGAGCTGGACTATGATGAGGATGACGACGACGATGACGCCCCAACGGTCATGGCCTCATCCGCATCCATGGCGGCAATGGCAACAGGGCAAAAAGAACCCGAACCCCCTGCTGCCCCCGTACCCGCCATGCCGATCGATGATGCGTGGGATGACGACGACGACGACGACGATGCCCCCACGGTCATGACCCAATCCCCCATGCTCTCCATGTCCGATGATGATATGGATGATGATGACGATGCACCGACGGTCATGACCCAAGCCCCTGTTTCATCATCATCCGGCCAAATGGCAGATGACGACGATGATGATGAAGATGCCCCAACGGTCATGACCCAAGGGGCCATGCCTTTTGATGATGAGTCAACCCAGGCCACGGGTATGACCGGTGAAACCACCGGCATGACAGGCGTCACCACCAGTACAGGCACCATGTTAACCGCCCGCCGCCGCCGTAAAAAAGGCGGGGGGGATGATGAGCACAAGCACCCAGACGCCCTACCCGAAGGGGAGCTGCTCTTCAATGACATGTACCAAGTTGAGAGAGTCTTGGGGCAAGGGGGTTTTGGTCTTACCTATAAAGCCAAAGACCTAAACCTTAATGCTTTTGTTGCGATCAAAGAGTACCTGCCTAAACAAATTGCCCAGCGGATGCCGGATAAATCCATCCAGGCGCGTAACCGCGGGGATATTGATATGTTCAACCAGGGACGTGATCGGTTCCTGGATGAAGCACGAACCCTGGCCCAGTTTAAGCACCCCTCACTGGTGCGTATTCTCACCTATTTCTCCCATAACAACACCGCCTATATGGCGATGGAGTTTGAGGATGGCGAACCGCTTTCAGATATCATAAAACGTGAAAAAACCCTGGATGAAAAAGCCATGCTCGCGGTTATTATGCCGTTGCTGCAAGGGGTTGAGGTACTTCACCAGCAAAAATATATTCACCGGGATATCAAACCCGACAACATCTTTATCCGCTCCAAAGATGGCACCCCTGTGCTGTTGGACTTTGGTTCTGCCCGTCAAGAGTCTGGGAATGAAGATGGGCAGATGACCGCCATGCTCACCCCCAACTACGCCCCCATGGAGCAGTATTTTGATGATGCTTCCAGGCAGGGGCCTTGGACGGATATCTACTCTGTTGGCGCGGTGATGTACCGCTGTATCAGTGGCCGTAAACCGGCCAACGCCCCGCAACGAAGCAATGCGTTGATGCGCAATGCCGACGACCCCATGGTACCCGCGCTTGAAGTGGGGGCAGGACGTTACTCAGAAGCTGTCTTGAAAGCCATTGATCTCGCCTTAACGGTGGTGGAGACCGACCGACCCCAGGTGATCTCCGAATGGCTCAACGCGGTGTCCACGGAAGAGGGCGCTTCTGACTTCTCCTCTGAAGTTCTGCATGCGGATATGAACAGCCGCAGCAACCGCATTATCATGGCCTCCGCTGCGGCGATTATCCTGGTTCTGGTAGGCGGGTTAATATGGATGGGCCAAATTGGGAGCGGTGATCTGTTGCTCTCAGAAAAAGAGCGCACCGCCAAGCTCATTGCCGAACTGACAGAAAAAGCAGATAAAGGCAACGCCACGGCCATGTATCAGCTGGCTGAACGGCGTTTGAGTGGCCGTGGTTTGAAAAAAAATGCATCCACAGCCTACCAGTGGATGCTAAAATCCGCCGAAGCAGGCAACACCAAGGCCATGCACCAAGTCGCACTTTATCTGCGTAACGGCACGGGTACCGCCAAGAACCCCAAGCAGAGCGCCCAATGGTTTAGTCAAGCGGCTGAAAAAGGCAATGCACTCTCTCAATTTCACTACGCTGTCGCCCTCGGCTCTGGCGAAGGGCTAGAGAAAAAAGATCTGGCCCAGGGTATATCCTGGATGGCCAAATCCTCGGATGGTGGTTATGCCCCTGCCCGTTATGTCATGGCCCAGCTCCTGGAAATAGGTAGTGATTTTCTACCGCAAGACCACGCCAAGGCTTTTGAGCTTTATCTTAAAGCCTCTGAACAGCGTATTCACAAAGCGACCTACCGTTTAGCCTACCTTTATGACAACGGCACAGGCACGACACAAGACCAGAAAAAAGCGAGGGAAACCCTATCCAAAGCGGCCAAGAACGGTATTGCTGAAGCGCAATATGAGCTGGGCCTTTGGCTAAAATATGGACATGGCGGGCCGATCAACCAAAAAGAGGCCTTCTACTGGTTGAGTAAAGTGGCCAAACAAGGGGTTGCACCTGCTCAACATTTGGTGGCGCAGGCTCTGGTCACAGGTGTTGGCACCACCCCCAACTATGTCGAAGCCCGTGAATTTTACACCTCAGCAGCCCAGCAGGGCTATGTTGATGCCCAGCTTCAACTGGCAGAGATGCTTAAAGAGGGAACCGGCATTACCAAAGATCTGCCTGAATCCTCTTTATGGATGAAAAAAGCAGCCGAAGCAGGCAACCGTAGCGCCCAATATCAAATTGCTATCCATCTCAAAGAGGGGCTAGGGGTCAACATTGACCTGGCTGATGCGTTTACCTGGTTTCAAAAGGCCGCCGAGCAAGGCCACCTTGAAGCTCAAAGCCAGTTGGCTTTGATGTATGAAAAAGGCAATGGCGTGGTTAAAAACATGGCCAAGGCGATTAAGTGGTACCATGCCGCCGCTGAACAAGGCTCCCGTGATGCGCAAAAAAACCTGGCCTGGATGTATGAGGAAGGTAACGGCGTTAAAAAGGATATTACCCAGGCGGTACGCCTGTATATGATGGCGGCCCAGCAGGGGGATGTAAAAGCACAGAAGAACCTAGCCTGGATGTTTGAAGTGGGCCGGGGTGTCCCGGTTGATTTGGTCCGTTCCTACTTCTGGAACGCTGTGGCAGCTTCAGCAGGTGACCAAGACGCCGCCAGTAACCTGAACCTTATTATCCGCGACATGGACCAACAGCAGCAACTGGATGGCGACCGCATGGTTAAACAGTGGCTACGGGTCCAAAAAGAGAAGACAAAGGAGCATAAAAGCTAAGCGGGTTTCCCCTTCGGGTGCCAAGCAACCGAGCTTTTTCCACAGGCCAAATAAAGAAGGGGCTGCTTATTTAAGCAGCCCCTTCT contains:
- a CDS encoding ROK family protein, yielding MRIGVDLGGTKVEAIVMDEAGAIKVRHRCDTPQGDYQGTVKAICALVKRIEQEAGIAGKNIPVGVGTPGAVSPYTGRLKGSNSVCLIGQPLREDLEACLARPVRLANDADCFALSEASDGAAAGAPVVFGVIVGTGCGGGFVVNGQLLQGGNAITGEWGHNPLPGPLDHERPGTACYCGKSGCIETFISGTGYARDYNQVAGTQLTGKQVAERLAAGEKEAVEAIERYEHRMARALASIINVVDPHVIVLGGGMSNVARLYEEVPKLWGPYVFSDRVDTQLVKAKYGDSSGVRGAAWLWPAQTAHVQ
- a CDS encoding TVP38/TMEM64 family protein; the protein is MKKRAIQILILVVLLGGIALASLYRDQLDPEALENWVQSFGWLAPLVFGVVYVLATVLFLPGIVITMAGGALFGPVWGTLYNLTAATIGAGIAFILCRYLMREWIESKAKGMAKKLLDGVEQEGWRFVAFTRLVPLFPFNLLNYAFGLTRVSFWSYLLASWLFMLPGTAVYTYLGFVGKEAATGGEGLMQKGLLALAMLALVSFLPGWIKKWRASRAEPVITEG
- a CDS encoding helicase-related protein translates to MHVFSSCHPLANPVTIPTLHDSAMTPCLATSTLQLWPLQMSDAPQTDSVPDTPEEEALIAESRITAHQWIPPEIEPIERDGEYFYPLKDIVPLRSRKAWKKKGRRIAADTEPLSHTEGEHPTALFGYHQSLSELEFLELHRASMTQRCQTWNQTWQQLEEDRSSFLTQLAHERPEEVEFDLHELLRRFKELSDQHDHLRRAARELELPLQALDEPLWPAVLQAYRVRRTEAALEDIESPIAELTQPIIDTLLQQEQEHQDPYHLQPFWEFYGRFHKRYESALFEHQISQATRIEEFHNLFPAREQVRHFTLYLGPTNSGKTYQALQRLKDAETGCYLAPLRLLALEVADTLNEWGVPCSMVTGEERMMVEGAKHTASTIEMLSTHTKFDVAVIDEAQMVGDIDRGWAWTQAILGVRAKEVCIIAAPSARPIIEKLLRLTEEPWDVVELERLTPLQTLSKPVESLTEMEPGTALVAFSRTQVLRLKAEVEHATGKKCAALYGALPPEVRRMQAALFNRGDAPYLVATDAIGMGLNLPIKTILFAQDRKMINRVEHMLTPMEVRQIAGRAGRYGKNEVGFVGTYRIGTAHVRQALQATPFDVRKAHLAPNLDHITAIAQLQEGHRLKLARLFTLFIKAVKPDPTLYELSDLDDQTTLARIADRHKKLDLATRFMLSAAPVPLRATMAVSAFERMVEAIAKQHPIALEEALPNPPHRADPNRLIKLEDAVKVVNIYCWLHFRQEDIFPDLPDAERLRDHLNTEINTLLGRQKKVRDSGTCEKCHAPLPGHWRGKLCRRCEPPKKRGGYPRGGRKPFKQGERSNRKHDRHG
- a CDS encoding protein kinase domain-containing protein; this encodes MSDQTSSGTGPKLSLIPLGEEEEASQTPEAAPEKAPAPSTGLSLKSAESEATEAEATPKTETAPPPPVTGLGLKSTADDAAYVDDPPPAASATPAATATNLQPAQATAPEPTPAPVQATAPEPTPAPVQATAPEPTPAPAAKPKPTPAPAPAQATAPKPTAAPQQPAAPAQATASEPEASSDFSPPDRGSFKLGGLATPPKKEDKPSGGDFKPAERESFKLGSDKPEPPAASSGDFQPAERESFKLGSDTPEPPAASSGDFQPAERESFKLGSDTPEPPAASSGDFQPAERESFKLSKSAPKEPPAEEPSADQAVEDDFEPADRGDFKLGGLATPIAAKQAPKSAGDFKPADRDGTFKLDDSPSDKPPAQEPKVQEPKAQEPKAQEETPVVEAAPAPAPVEPEPKPEPVAAAPEQPPPPAQPPQASLPEELDYDEDDDDDDAPTVMASSASMAAMATGQKEPEPPAAPVPAMPIDDAWDDDDDDDDAPTVMTQSPMLSMSDDDMDDDDDAPTVMTQAPVSSSSGQMADDDDDDEDAPTVMTQGAMPFDDESTQATGMTGETTGMTGVTTSTGTMLTARRRRKKGGGDDEHKHPDALPEGELLFNDMYQVERVLGQGGFGLTYKAKDLNLNAFVAIKEYLPKQIAQRMPDKSIQARNRGDIDMFNQGRDRFLDEARTLAQFKHPSLVRILTYFSHNNTAYMAMEFEDGEPLSDIIKREKTLDEKAMLAVIMPLLQGVEVLHQQKYIHRDIKPDNIFIRSKDGTPVLLDFGSARQESGNEDGQMTAMLTPNYAPMEQYFDDASRQGPWTDIYSVGAVMYRCISGRKPANAPQRSNALMRNADDPMVPALEVGAGRYSEAVLKAIDLALTVVETDRPQVISEWLNAVSTEEGASDFSSEVLHADMNSRSNRIIMASAAAIILVLVGGLIWMGQIGSGDLLLSEKERTAKLIAELTEKADKGNATAMYQLAERRLSGRGLKKNASTAYQWMLKSAEAGNTKAMHQVALYLRNGTGTAKNPKQSAQWFSQAAEKGNALSQFHYAVALGSGEGLEKKDLAQGISWMAKSSDGGYAPARYVMAQLLEIGSDFLPQDHAKAFELYLKASEQRIHKATYRLAYLYDNGTGTTQDQKKARETLSKAAKNGIAEAQYELGLWLKYGHGGPINQKEAFYWLSKVAKQGVAPAQHLVAQALVTGVGTTPNYVEAREFYTSAAQQGYVDAQLQLAEMLKEGTGITKDLPESSLWMKKAAEAGNRSAQYQIAIHLKEGLGVNIDLADAFTWFQKAAEQGHLEAQSQLALMYEKGNGVVKNMAKAIKWYHAAAEQGSRDAQKNLAWMYEEGNGVKKDITQAVRLYMMAAQQGDVKAQKNLAWMFEVGRGVPVDLVRSYFWNAVAASAGDQDAASNLNLIIRDMDQQQQLDGDRMVKQWLRVQKEKTKEHKS